In one window of Pseudochaenichthys georgianus chromosome 5, fPseGeo1.2, whole genome shotgun sequence DNA:
- the LOC117447245 gene encoding transmembrane protein 88-like, giving the protein MCGVDVDLEDGSVEEEKEDEFWIGEGVKMLPPPVAHSGGSEWGSRRGRVGCLACGAALVLWDIFVVSASALLLAVVFSVVLLPAMLLLYAGFLCHSRVLDAPSAICGYLDDNSCSALIILGFVMMSPLVVVAAAIFCGLVRRFRILLLIQPISRAWYRGRLLDWAGSLHAWV; this is encoded by the exons ATGTGTGGTGTGGATGTGGACCTGGAGGATGGTTCAGTCGAGGAAGAGAAAGAAGATGAGTTCTGGATCGGGGAGGGAGTGAAGATGCTACCCCCTCCTGTGGCCCACAGCGGGGGCAGTGAATGGGGCAGCCGCAGGGGCAGGGTGGGATGCCTGGCCTGTGGGGCGGCCCTCGTCCTATGGGACATCTTTGTGGTTTCAGCCAGTGCTTTGCTCCTGGCTGTTGTCTTCTCTGTGGTGCTGCTCCCTGCAATGCTGCTGCTGTACGCTGGGTTCCTCTGCCACTCCAGG GTCCTTGACGCCCCCTCTGCGATATGCGGCTACCTTGACGACAACAGCTGCTCCGCCCTCATCATCTTGGGTTTTGTGATGATGTCACCGCTCGTGGTCGTGGCGGCGGCCATTTTCTGCGGGCTGGTCCGAAGATTTCGAATCCTGCTTCTCATTCAGCCGATCTCACGTGCCTGGTACCGAGGGCGACTGTTGGACTGGGCCGGCAGCCTCCACGCCTGGGTCTGA